Proteins from a genomic interval of Pectinophora gossypiella chromosome 4, ilPecGoss1.1, whole genome shotgun sequence:
- the LOC126366336 gene encoding uncharacterized protein LOC126366336 isoform X1 yields MLVKTAVQVAMLAAAVLCGARTEAATSSFKLCGRELGEIMKRVCRVYNSPQWDVPTVVEQPATVVRRKRGIADECCTDGGCTWEQLSEYCSVSANSDVLLEDTHMIADRSAEVESGAVVAAPAVVSEPRAEPDAGKAASARREVGRRSSGYGRARGRRCWCRRRRRQSRRRASLMGHGKKCSARCARGRHRVAATHVGPHAQH; encoded by the exons ATGCTGGTGAAGACGGCGGTGCAGGTGGCGATGCTAGCGGCGGCGGTGCTCTGCGGGGCGCGGACCGAAGCCGCCACCTCCTCCTTTAAGCTCTGCGGACGCGAGCTCGGAGAGATCATGAAGCGCGTCTGCCGTGTCTACAATAGCCCCCAATGGGACGTTCCTACAG TGGTAGAGCAGCCAGCGACTGTGGTGAGGCGGAAAAGAGGCATCGCGGACGAGTGCTGTACCGACGGAGGATGTACCTGGGAGCAACTCAGCGAGTACTGCTCAGTTAGTGCCAA TTCTGACGTCCTGCTGGAGGACACGCACATGATAGCGGACCGGTCGGCGGAGGTGGAGAGCGGCGCGGTGGTGGCGGCGCCGGCGGTGGTGTCCGAGCCGCGCGCGGAGCCCGACGCGGGCAAGGCAGCGAGCGCACGGCGAGAGGTGGGGCGGCGGAGTAGCGGGTACGGGCGCGCAAGAGGCCGCCGCTGCTGGTGTCGGCGCAGGCGGCGCCAAAGCCGACGGCGGGCCTCCCTCATGG GACATGGTAAGAAGTGCAGCGCGCGCTGCGCCCGTGGTCGGCACCGTGTCGCCGCTACTCACGTGGGGCCGCACGCTCAACACTGA
- the LOC126366336 gene encoding uncharacterized protein LOC126366336 isoform X2, translated as MLVKTAVQVAMLAAAVLCGARTEAATSSFKLCGRELGEIMKRVCRVYNSPQWDVPTVVEQPATVVRRKRGIADECCTDGGCTWEQLSEYCSVSANSDVLLEDTHMIADRSAEVESGAVVAAPAVVSEPRAEPDAGKAASARREDMVRSAARAAPVVGTVSPLLTWGRTLNTDLPQIDRDRYAYVAVYST; from the exons ATGCTGGTGAAGACGGCGGTGCAGGTGGCGATGCTAGCGGCGGCGGTGCTCTGCGGGGCGCGGACCGAAGCCGCCACCTCCTCCTTTAAGCTCTGCGGACGCGAGCTCGGAGAGATCATGAAGCGCGTCTGCCGTGTCTACAATAGCCCCCAATGGGACGTTCCTACAG TGGTAGAGCAGCCAGCGACTGTGGTGAGGCGGAAAAGAGGCATCGCGGACGAGTGCTGTACCGACGGAGGATGTACCTGGGAGCAACTCAGCGAGTACTGCTCAGTTAGTGCCAA TTCTGACGTCCTGCTGGAGGACACGCACATGATAGCGGACCGGTCGGCGGAGGTGGAGAGCGGCGCGGTGGTGGCGGCGCCGGCGGTGGTGTCCGAGCCGCGCGCGGAGCCCGACGCGGGCAAGGCAGCGAGCGCACGGCGAGAG GACATGGTAAGAAGTGCAGCGCGCGCTGCGCCCGTGGTCGGCACCGTGTCGCCGCTACTCACGTGGGGCCGCACGCTCAACACTGACCTGCCGCAGATCGACCGAGACCGGTACGCTTACGTCGCCGTCTATTCCACATAA
- the LOC126366336 gene encoding insulin-related peptide 4-like isoform X3, producing the protein MLVKTAVQVAMLAAAVLCGARTEAATSSFKLCGRELGEIMKRVCRVYNSPQWDVPTVVEQPATVVRRKRGIADECCTDGGCTWEQLSEYCSVSANSDVLLEDTHMIADRSAEVESGAVVAAPAVVSEPRAEPDAGKAASARREVGRRSSGTW; encoded by the exons ATGCTGGTGAAGACGGCGGTGCAGGTGGCGATGCTAGCGGCGGCGGTGCTCTGCGGGGCGCGGACCGAAGCCGCCACCTCCTCCTTTAAGCTCTGCGGACGCGAGCTCGGAGAGATCATGAAGCGCGTCTGCCGTGTCTACAATAGCCCCCAATGGGACGTTCCTACAG TGGTAGAGCAGCCAGCGACTGTGGTGAGGCGGAAAAGAGGCATCGCGGACGAGTGCTGTACCGACGGAGGATGTACCTGGGAGCAACTCAGCGAGTACTGCTCAGTTAGTGCCAA TTCTGACGTCCTGCTGGAGGACACGCACATGATAGCGGACCGGTCGGCGGAGGTGGAGAGCGGCGCGGTGGTGGCGGCGCCGGCGGTGGTGTCCGAGCCGCGCGCGGAGCCCGACGCGGGCAAGGCAGCGAGCGCACGGCGAGAGGTGGGGCGGCGGAGTAGCGG GACATGGTAA